The following proteins come from a genomic window of Achromobacter sp. AONIH1:
- a CDS encoding phosphodiesterase, with translation MVRTQSQAPRDGAPALLVQLTDCHLFGEAETSMLGVNTDASLRAVLGQIEADHKRPDLVLATGDLSQDGEVAAYQRLAGMLQASPALAGARIRCLPGNHDAPDTLRRALPAWSEPVTDVGAWRVICLDTTVPGSNGGHLPDSQLDLLESALAEAPERPALVATHHNAMPITHWHDTMMIDNPQRLFQLLARWPQARVLLWGHVHHEFDRRRHNLRILATPSTCFQFSVRDGRHVVDGKAPGYRWIKLYKDGSLATGVRRVQEPAVNAAEAARAA, from the coding sequence TTGGTCCGCACTCAGTCCCAAGCGCCGCGCGACGGCGCGCCCGCCTTGCTTGTGCAGCTCACCGACTGCCATCTGTTCGGCGAGGCCGAAACGTCAATGCTCGGCGTGAACACCGACGCCAGCCTGCGCGCGGTGCTCGGCCAGATCGAGGCCGACCACAAGCGTCCCGACCTGGTCCTGGCCACGGGCGACCTTTCCCAGGACGGCGAGGTGGCGGCCTACCAACGCCTGGCCGGCATGCTGCAGGCCAGCCCGGCACTGGCCGGCGCCCGCATCCGCTGCCTGCCCGGCAACCATGACGCGCCCGACACGCTGCGCCGCGCGTTGCCCGCCTGGAGCGAGCCGGTGACCGACGTGGGCGCGTGGCGCGTCATCTGCCTGGACACCACCGTGCCCGGCTCCAACGGCGGACACCTGCCCGACAGCCAGCTCGACCTGCTGGAAAGCGCGCTGGCCGAGGCGCCGGAACGGCCCGCGCTGGTCGCCACGCATCACAACGCCATGCCGATCACGCACTGGCACGACACCATGATGATCGACAACCCGCAACGCCTGTTCCAGCTGCTGGCGCGCTGGCCGCAGGCGCGCGTGCTGCTGTGGGGCCACGTGCATCATGAATTCGATCGTCGCCGGCACAATCTGCGCATCCTGGCCACGCCCTCGACCTGCTTCCAGTTCAGCGTGCGCGACGGCCGGCACGTGGTCGACGGCAAGGCGCCGGGCTACCGATGGATCAAGCTGTACAAGGATGGTTCGCTGGCGACCGGCGTGCGGCGGGTGCAGGAACCTGCCGTGAACGCCGCCGAGGCTGCGCGGGCCGCCTGA
- a CDS encoding cation:proton antiporter: MDVGFLVFGLAGLLTLVCFMPPLAGRLKLPYSVLLAIVGCLLGIVIHLHGWAPSWIGDFLDSLERFEISSETFLMVFLPVLLFETALSMNVRRLMDDIGPILMMAIVAVVVCTLVVGVTLDAISSYGLVVCLLLGAIVATTDPVAVVGIFREVGAPKRLTTLVEGESLFNDAASIALYSVLLAVLGGHGELSVSGVFNDFVVHFIGGGVAGFAMGRLACFLFAWLRGFPTAEITLTLTLAYLSFFISEHYLNVSGVVATVIAGLVVGSTGRTRMSPTTFEYLSSAWEQFGFWANSLIFLFAAMLIPKLMAAADWQELALVAVLFVATLAARAIVVFGLLPLLGLTRLGTKVSRPYKVVMLWGGLRGAVSLALALAVTEQTGVPEEARQFIAVATTAFVLITLFVNGISLRPLIRMLGLNQLSPVERTIRNQALAVALEDLQGKTDDLAKTEHIGSEVRDRIRAVFDASLASVHDGQVGQMSDEQRVAVGLAIVAQREEEMFFDILKAQIVDWRMAESLLARAERLEDAIRLGGVEGFEKAIVADVRYSTGFRLALRVHYLFGFQGWLAHELGQRFANLMSKRSVAQRLILFTREQITPLLGEEATLRIVSLHQRRLDLIENAMQALNLQYPQYAQWLQESYLGRVARELERIRYRDMLEQFLISGEVYADLMSQLQSRWSHIDRHPPLDIELSAADLIKRVPLFEGLSADSLRAISKLLKPRLALPDQRVLTKGRHGEEMCFVASGAVAVHLPDNTMIELGSGEFFGELGLLGEQQIAPDVTSLGYCKLLMLSSRDFHALLARDEHLRERIQVVAKQRLRAIEVWKQFSQASQAEAAATPVAAPVPAPSAAAAAEAAEAAGEERREEEAAKVATKDEAKDVTAKDARAIESEAVVVRHVDGAEDARQATDRSAQSGATPGEPGLQSR; encoded by the coding sequence ATGGATGTCGGTTTTCTCGTATTCGGCCTGGCGGGCCTGCTCACGCTGGTCTGCTTCATGCCGCCGCTGGCCGGCCGCCTCAAGCTGCCCTATTCGGTGCTGCTGGCCATCGTCGGCTGTCTGCTCGGCATCGTCATCCACCTGCATGGCTGGGCGCCCAGCTGGATCGGCGATTTCCTGGACTCCCTGGAACGCTTCGAGATCTCGTCCGAGACCTTCCTGATGGTGTTCCTGCCGGTGCTGCTGTTCGAGACCGCGCTGTCCATGAACGTGCGCCGGTTGATGGACGACATCGGCCCCATTCTCATGATGGCCATCGTGGCCGTGGTGGTGTGCACGCTGGTGGTGGGCGTCACGCTCGATGCCATCTCGTCCTACGGGCTGGTGGTCTGCCTGCTGCTGGGCGCCATCGTCGCCACCACCGATCCGGTGGCCGTGGTGGGCATTTTCCGCGAAGTGGGCGCGCCCAAGCGCCTGACCACGCTGGTCGAAGGCGAGAGCCTGTTCAACGACGCCGCGTCCATCGCCCTGTACTCCGTGCTGCTGGCCGTGCTGGGCGGCCATGGCGAACTCAGCGTCAGCGGCGTGTTCAATGATTTCGTGGTGCACTTCATCGGTGGCGGCGTGGCCGGTTTCGCCATGGGGCGGCTGGCCTGTTTCCTGTTCGCCTGGCTGCGCGGCTTCCCCACCGCCGAGATCACGCTGACGCTGACGCTGGCCTATCTGTCCTTCTTCATCTCCGAGCACTATCTGAACGTTTCCGGCGTGGTGGCCACGGTGATCGCCGGGCTGGTGGTGGGGTCCACCGGCCGCACCCGCATGTCGCCGACCACCTTCGAGTACCTGTCCAGCGCCTGGGAACAGTTCGGCTTCTGGGCCAATTCGCTGATCTTCCTGTTCGCGGCCATGCTGATTCCCAAGCTGATGGCCGCGGCCGACTGGCAGGAACTGGCGCTGGTGGCGGTGCTGTTCGTGGCCACGCTGGCGGCGCGCGCCATCGTGGTGTTCGGCCTGCTGCCGCTATTGGGGCTGACGCGGCTGGGCACCAAGGTGAGCCGGCCCTACAAGGTCGTGATGCTGTGGGGCGGACTGCGCGGCGCCGTGTCGCTGGCGCTGGCGCTGGCCGTGACCGAGCAGACCGGCGTGCCCGAAGAGGCGCGCCAGTTCATCGCCGTGGCCACCACGGCCTTCGTGCTGATCACCCTGTTCGTCAACGGCATCAGCCTGCGCCCGCTGATCCGCATGCTGGGGCTGAACCAGCTGTCGCCCGTGGAGCGCACCATCCGCAACCAGGCGCTGGCCGTGGCGCTGGAAGACCTGCAGGGCAAGACCGACGATCTGGCCAAGACCGAGCACATCGGCAGCGAGGTGCGCGACCGCATCCGCGCGGTGTTCGACGCCAGCCTGGCCAGCGTGCACGACGGCCAGGTGGGCCAGATGAGCGACGAGCAGCGCGTGGCCGTCGGCCTGGCGATCGTGGCGCAGCGTGAAGAGGAAATGTTCTTCGACATCCTGAAGGCGCAGATCGTGGACTGGCGCATGGCCGAATCGCTGCTGGCGCGGGCCGAGCGGCTGGAGGACGCCATCCGCCTCGGCGGCGTGGAGGGCTTCGAGAAGGCCATCGTGGCCGACGTGCGCTATTCGACCGGCTTCCGGCTGGCCCTGCGCGTGCACTATCTGTTCGGTTTCCAGGGCTGGCTGGCGCATGAGCTGGGGCAGCGTTTCGCCAACCTGATGAGCAAGCGTTCCGTGGCGCAGCGCCTGATCCTGTTCACCCGCGAGCAGATCACGCCGCTGCTGGGCGAAGAGGCCACGCTGCGCATCGTATCGCTGCACCAGCGCCGGCTGGACCTGATCGAGAACGCCATGCAGGCGCTGAACCTGCAGTATCCCCAGTACGCGCAATGGCTGCAGGAAAGCTACCTGGGCCGCGTGGCGCGCGAGCTCGAGCGCATCCGCTACCGCGACATGCTGGAGCAGTTCCTGATCAGCGGCGAGGTGTACGCCGACCTGATGTCGCAACTGCAGAGCCGCTGGTCGCACATCGACCGGCACCCGCCGCTGGACATCGAGCTGAGCGCGGCCGACCTGATCAAGCGCGTGCCCCTGTTCGAAGGCTTGTCGGCCGATTCGCTGCGCGCCATCAGCAAGCTGCTCAAGCCGAGGCTGGCGTTGCCGGACCAGCGCGTGCTGACCAAGGGCCGCCATGGCGAGGAAATGTGCTTCGTGGCTTCGGGCGCCGTGGCCGTGCACCTGCCGGACAACACCATGATCGAGCTGGGCAGCGGCGAGTTCTTCGGCGAACTCGGTCTGCTGGGCGAGCAGCAGATCGCGCCCGACGTGACCTCGCTGGGCTATTGCAAGCTGCTGATGCTGTCCTCGCGCGATTTCCATGCCCTGCTGGCGCGCGACGAACACCTGCGCGAGCGCATCCAGGTCGTGGCCAAGCAGCGCCTGCGCGCGATCGAGGTGTGGAAGCAGTTCTCGCAGGCCTCGCAGGCCGAGGCGGCGGCGACGCCCGTGGCCGCGCCCGTCCCGGCACCTAGCGCGGCGGCGGCCGCCGAAGCCGCCGAGGCGGCGGGCGAGGAGCGGCGCGAGGAAGAGGCGGCGAAAGTCGCGACGAAGGACGAGGCAAAGGACGTGACAGCCAAGGACGCGCGCGCGATCGAAAGCGAGGCTGTCGTGGTTCGGCACGTCGATGGCGCGGAAGACGCGCGGCAGGCCACCGACCGGTCCGCACAGAGTGGCGCGACGCCGGGCGAACCCGGCCTGCAATCACGCTGA
- a CDS encoding NUDIX hydrolase family protein, translating into MHKQLPDLYAALRARAQELPPDGAHALYIAGRRCGWATHAAADALQGADHVETDHDSVRIGEGMAPGPELDAVLERAAILLRDANCLRGWRDELLDVVAGEDKLGVMERTALRPFGLPTKAVHLNAWTPDGRLWVARRALSKSTDPGMWDTLVGGLAGSGEDLETALVRECGEEAGLDEPDLINRTPLRTILRIHRRLPEGYQVEDVLTSTCVLAADASPVNRDGEVMEIRAIEVAEAVRLLAEGEFTLEAALVIAEDILRRQAAGEIPA; encoded by the coding sequence ATGCACAAGCAGTTGCCCGACCTGTATGCCGCGCTGCGCGCCCGCGCGCAGGAACTCCCGCCCGACGGGGCGCACGCCTTGTATATAGCGGGGCGTCGCTGCGGCTGGGCCACGCACGCCGCGGCCGACGCGCTGCAAGGCGCCGACCATGTCGAAACGGACCACGACAGCGTGCGGATCGGCGAGGGCATGGCCCCCGGCCCCGAGCTGGACGCGGTGCTGGAACGGGCCGCGATACTGTTGCGCGATGCCAACTGCCTGCGCGGCTGGCGCGACGAACTACTGGACGTGGTCGCCGGCGAAGACAAGCTGGGCGTGATGGAGCGCACCGCGCTGCGGCCCTTCGGCCTGCCGACCAAGGCCGTGCACCTGAACGCCTGGACGCCCGACGGCCGGCTGTGGGTGGCGCGCCGCGCCCTGAGCAAATCAACGGATCCCGGTATGTGGGACACCCTGGTCGGCGGACTGGCCGGCAGCGGCGAAGACCTGGAAACCGCGCTGGTGCGCGAGTGTGGCGAGGAAGCCGGCCTGGACGAACCGGACCTGATCAACCGCACGCCGCTGCGCACCATCCTGCGCATCCACCGCCGCCTGCCCGAGGGCTATCAGGTCGAAGACGTGCTGACCAGCACCTGCGTGCTGGCGGCCGACGCCAGCCCCGTCAACCGCGACGGCGAGGTGATGGAAATCCGCGCCATCGAAGTGGCCGAGGCGGTGCGCCTGCTGGCCGAAGGCGAGTTCACGCTGGAAGCGGCGCTGGTCATCGCCGAGGACATTCTGCGCCGCCAGGCGGCCGGCGAAATCCCGGCCTGA
- the coxB gene encoding cytochrome c oxidase subunit II, whose translation MKKWRGILGACAMLIGGMAGAQVQDMPGGPKVNQLNLHEGVTQIARDVMWLHWMLLTICIVIFIGVFGVMFYSIWAHRKSRGHKAATFHEHLGVEVAWTVIPFIIVIAMALPATKTVVAMKDTSSADLTVKVTGYQWKWGYEYLDGSAAGVKFLSTLSTPRAQIENREPKGQFYLMEVDNHMVVPVDKKVRVVLTAADVIHSWMIPDFGVKQDAIPGFLRDAWFRAEQPGIYRGQCAELCGKDHAFMPIVVEVLAQADYDKWVEDQKKRMAASADDPNKEWTEAELVARGEKVFAANCVACHQANGKGIPGSFPALDGDKVVLGPKAAQINTVLKGKPGTAMAAFGGQLNDVEIAAVISYTRHAWSNAGKGQDPTVQPKDVTAGR comes from the coding sequence ATGAAGAAGTGGAGAGGGATACTGGGGGCTTGTGCCATGCTGATTGGCGGCATGGCGGGTGCTCAGGTGCAAGACATGCCCGGCGGCCCGAAGGTCAATCAGCTGAATCTGCACGAAGGCGTGACTCAGATCGCGCGCGATGTCATGTGGCTGCACTGGATGCTGCTCACGATCTGTATCGTGATCTTCATCGGCGTCTTCGGAGTGATGTTCTACTCCATCTGGGCGCACCGCAAATCCCGCGGCCACAAGGCCGCCACCTTCCACGAGCACCTCGGCGTGGAAGTCGCCTGGACCGTCATTCCCTTCATCATCGTCATTGCGATGGCCCTGCCGGCCACCAAGACGGTGGTCGCCATGAAAGACACATCCAGCGCCGACCTGACCGTCAAGGTCACCGGCTATCAATGGAAATGGGGCTACGAGTACCTCGACGGCTCCGCTGCCGGCGTCAAGTTTCTCTCCACGCTGTCGACGCCGCGCGCCCAGATCGAGAACCGCGAGCCCAAGGGCCAGTTCTACCTGATGGAAGTGGACAACCACATGGTTGTGCCCGTCGACAAGAAGGTCCGCGTCGTGCTGACCGCCGCCGACGTGATCCACTCCTGGATGATCCCCGACTTCGGCGTCAAGCAGGACGCCATTCCGGGCTTCCTGCGCGACGCCTGGTTCCGCGCCGAACAGCCCGGCATCTACCGTGGCCAGTGCGCCGAGCTGTGCGGCAAGGATCACGCCTTCATGCCCATCGTCGTGGAAGTCCTGGCGCAGGCGGACTACGATAAGTGGGTTGAAGACCAGAAAAAGAGGATGGCGGCCTCGGCCGACGATCCCAACAAGGAGTGGACGGAAGCCGAACTGGTTGCCCGTGGCGAAAAGGTTTTCGCCGCCAATTGCGTGGCCTGTCACCAGGCCAACGGCAAGGGCATCCCGGGCAGCTTCCCCGCGCTCGACGGAGACAAGGTTGTGCTGGGCCCCAAGGCGGCCCAGATCAACACCGTGCTGAAGGGCAAGCCGGGCACCGCCATGGCGGCGTTCGGCGGCCAGCTCAACGATGTCGAAATCGCAGCGGTCATCAGCTATACGCGCCATGCCTGGAGCAACGCCGGCAAGGGGCAGGACCCGACGGTTCAACCGAAGGACGTGACGGCCGGGCGCTGA